The DNA window GGTGAACAGCATGTACTGGGAGTGGCGCTGGATGGAAGTCGAAGGTTGGCACTGGCAGTGGTGGTACTACAACCAACTCACAGGCGAGTGGCAACAGAACGGCTTTGACTACCGAAGTTCTGAGGCGAAGGTATCAGACGACTTTGCTCGAGTCACAGGCTTTGCATCATGGGTTGACAGTGGAGACCTGTTCGTGACCTTCCTCGTCAACATGAGCGAGAGCGTGCCGTCCACAAGCTACTGGTGGGACTTTGCGTTCCTGAACAACACGTGGTATGAAGACTATTCCAGTGGCTATGGCTTGCATCAGGTGCTCACATGGGACCGCGAATGGGTCTACAGCTTCGATATGGGTGGTGACAAGGTCTATGTGGATCCATTCAAACAGAATCAGCTGGCATTCCTCAACACAACGCTGAGCCCAGACTTCATGAGAGGAGAAGAAACTCCCTACATAGTGAAGGATGGTGTCCAGTACACCGTGAAGGTCATCAAGAGCTATGACCCGTGGTCCGGAACGGAGAATGAGGAGTTCTTCTTCTACGACCACTACGACCCGGAGGAAGGCAAAGACTACTACTACTATCTCCTGCCCAACACCACGAAGGTCCTCGTCACATACACAGATGCGAAGTACATATACAATGTGACGGTGAATGACGCTGAGTGGTTCCTGACCAGCATGGAGTGGCCGAACTACTGGTACGACTATGGCTCAAGCAGCAATTACGCATGGTGGCTCGATCTCTATGGAGCTGTGCACTACTATCCTGACCCCGTCTCCTATGCAGCCGTATATCATGACAAGGTGGAATTGGAAAACCGTCATGAATACATGTACCTCAGGTACGGTCTGGACGGTGTCCTGAACATCAGTCAGTTCTGGTGGGAGAGCCGCGATGGGTGTTACTATGCCACTGACATGTCCGGCAGTCTGTACAGGTTGGACTTCAACTATACGACCGGTGAATACCAAGCCATCATCAACTCCGTCCTTCAGAGCGTCCGCGGACCAATGTACTACTTCATAGGCGAGTACGAAGGCAATGACGTCGTGCTGGCTGGCTGGGGAACCCAGAGGTTCTACTACACCGAGGACAACGGCGTCAGACATGAGATGCCTTATCCGGGGGCCAATGCGCAGTGGCACATGGACCTGAGCAGGACCGATAACTCTGGAGGCAAGGTACCGACCACCAAGTCGGTGATCTACAATGGCAACGTCTATCCTGTCTACAACATCTCCGCAGAACACTATGTGGACATAGGTGGCCAGACGTACCGGCTTGATATGCAGACAGCAGTCTATGGGTCTGCTAATGGAACCGACATCTGGAACCCCACAGTACTTGGGTACTATGGGGAATACGGTGTGTTTGATGACAATATGTTTCTGAAGAACGGTACGGTCACCTACAACTCCGGCATGGACGGCTGGGTGGATAGCTACTGGGACGGCGAGGCCTACCAATACTACGCTGACCTTGTCAACGGCACAAGGTGGTTGCTGAACAGAACGGGCTTCCTCACAGTCTTTGAGCGCAACTACAATGGCTCATCCCTGTTCACAACCAGAACTTATCCAGAGTTCAGATCTGTAGGAAACGAGACATGGTACGAGTATGTGGCCCTCAACGGGTCATTGTACAACTCGTCCGAATACCGTATCCTCGATGTGTTGAACTCGTTCACCGTGGAGGCATACAACAACGGCTCGGCAGATGTCTTTGAGTTCATGGGTGATGTGTACGTGGTGGACGCCTATGTGCCGGTCTTCTGGAGCTGGAAGATAACCAACTCCAACTCGACAGGCGGTCCCTACTTCTTCATGAACTCCAACAGACCAGTCTACGAGTTCCAGTACCGGAGTACGACAGTGACTGCGGCCCCCAACTTCGAGAACATCTACAGGGTCAGAAACAGATGGGGCTACGCGTCTGTGTACGGACCAGCGCCTATTGCTAGCAGTGTCTACAAGAACTTCTACAACCTGATAATCGGAATGCCCGATTGGGGCATGTGGGGACTGAAGAATTGGGACACGAATCCGGACAATGGCGCACTGGACCTTGATGGCAACCTTGACACGGTTGACGACCAGTACTTTGTTGAACAGGAGTACTCCTCAAGGAGCACCTCGACCCACGAGTGGGACTTTATGAGCGTCTGGCTTGACTGGGATCCCAATTCAACCCTGCCGGGTGACGAGATGCACATCAACTCCTACCTGGGTCTGAGTTCATTCACATGGTCGTACGAGTGGAACCAGACGTTCTACTGGTACCACGCTGCCGACATCACTCCACTCAACGCTTCCGAGATGCAGGACGTCAAGGACATAGTCCTCAGCAGTTCGGGTACTCCAATGCCCGGTTACTGGGACATTGCGTGGATGTGCAAGAACGTCACTTGGGCTGACCTGGTCGCCGAGGCTATCGCCAACGGGTGGGACTGGATGACCTCCAACACACAGACTTGGACTTGGCTGACCTTCGCCATCAACCAAGACTATGGGACCTCATACCAGGAGTCCGGGGTGGACTACTGGATGAATGTCGGCCTCCACTATGAGTTCAGTGGTCTGATGCTGTGGGAGGACGAGAACAACGACGGTCTGATGAATGTCGACCTCAACAACCCATCCAGCGGAGAGCTCACGCACTACCTCATCCCTGACCATGTCGACAGTGTCAGCTTCGTGACTCCCGGTGCGGCGTACGGCAACCTGAACGCATCCGGGTCCATCGTCGCTGGAGTGGAAGATGAGCTGACATATGGAATCTCGTTCAGAGGAGTGAACGGCACTGTCTATCCGTTCAACCTCTACGGATACTGGGGATGGTACGACCGGCAGGTGACCGGTGCGGATCTGAGGACGTTTGATGAGCGACCGACCAAAGTGACCATTGACGAGCTGTCCTTCCTAGTCCACTTCCAGGGACATCTCAACAGCACGAGTCTGAACAATTACGCGACCATCAAGGTGGACAACTACGTGGGGAACTGGGATGTGGATATGCTGGGCGGACGGTCCAACCTCGTGAACAAGTCACTGGCACTCAACTATCTGGCGGATATCCGGATGTCGAGCTTTGCATTCAAGGCAAACGGCTCGTTCACAGGGTCCGAGAGCACCGTCAGCAGCGATGTCTTCGAGATGGAGACGGCTGGTGCAAAGTTCGCTGAGATGGTCATGGGCGGCACAACATACGACTGGAGCAAGAACACGAGCGCTCCGTACGAAGTTGTGAGTCAGACGACTCCCATGGGCACGTTCAGGACCGCGTTCGAGTCTGAGAGCGGACAGTCTGCGACGGCGTGGAGCTTCACGTCTAGCATGTACTACGTGACCATCGGCTTCCCAGAGTGGCAGGGCTACAGCGTCTATCAGGACCCTGTCTTCATCAGCTATGTCTCCGGCCTTGGAACGTCAAGCATACCCAGTCCTGTGACATTCAGTCAGTTCAGTCAGAGCCCAATGACACCGGGAGCGGACGACTACGTCGAGATTGGTGTGGACATAGACTCACAGTACCCAATCAGTTCTGTCCGACTTGAGTACTGGACCAGTGGGTCAGCGCATCAGAGCGTGCCGATGAACAATGTGCACGACATGCACTGGTCTGGTCAGATACCCGCGCACCCGCTGGGAACAACCGTGTTCTACAAGGTGATAGTCGAGACAGAGTCTGGTCCATACGAGTCCTCGACTAGATCTTATGTGGTCGGCGGGACAACCACCTCTACTTCACCGTGGGTGCCAGGTCCGGGAGTCCCTCTTGACGTACTTGTCATGGTCGTGGGTGTTGCGTCTGCAGCTCTGATCATCGTTCTCCTTGTGCTGAGACGACGTAAGTAGAACAGTGCGAAGGGGTGCAAGCCCCTTCCTCATTCTTTTTTCTCTTCCCTCTCCTCTTCTGCTTCACTTTCCCTCTCCCTATCTCTTTGTGTATCATTCTCTATTGCTGACTGTTGCTGCTGGAGCGACTATACGACGGACTTGCGGGCTGAATCCCCAGCGCATGCAGTCTCTGTGATGGCCTGTTCCTTCGGGTCGTGTCTGTGTCAAGCAGTCTCCAAGGACACCTGTGAGGAATCCTTCTGCCCCGCACACGCTAGACGGTCTGTGACTGAGTGAAGCCTCGACAGCTCGTCATGCATACCATGCGTTCCGTGACAGGCATGTCTCCGGGAGACGCCCTCTCGATACTACTCCTTTGGAGAGATGAGTGGGAAGAGTTTGTTGTGGAAGAACTTAATGCCGGTCATGTGTGCCTCATAGATGGCACTGAATGCATCATAAGATATGCCAGTGATGGGAATTGCGTTAGTCAGCACTATGTAGGACTTCTTGTCAACACCGAAGCTGACACCCACGAGACTGGCATTAGTCTTCAACAGCGTCTCGTAGATCGTTCTTCGACTCTTCAATGGTGTCTTCGAGAGGTCGTGAAGTCGAGTGGTGAGCGTTATCCAACTGGCCTCTGGGAACACCTCGATCTCTTCGGTCTTGGTGGGTCCGTGTGGAAATAGGCTGAAGGTCTTCTTCTCTTTCTCCTCGAACTCGACCTCCAGTCGTTTGAGGTACTCCTTTGCCAAGAACCATGTGGTGCTCACCGTAGACTCACCAGAAACACACACTGACGCAGTGCGAAGAGACTCATCGGTCTAATCAACTATCAGCAAATACCTAGTAAAACTCTTCGCTTTTTGTTGTTCTAGGTAGTTGCTGGGCAAATCATTCCCTACTGGCACTATCTCAGAGCAGTCTCTTGAAACGCATGTCGAGCTCCTCCTGAGTGACCTTGATGAGGGTGGGCCTGCCATGCGGACAGTTGTATCTGTCGGGTGTCTTGGCCATGTCTTCAAGGAGTGCTCGAACCTCACCGATACTGAGAGGCTGACCTGCTCTGATTGCGGAGTGACAGGCAGTCACTTTGACTATCTCGTCCATGAAGTGCTCGCGTGCATGGTCCGTACCGGTTGAGAGAATGTCGTCGACAAGGGACACAATCTCCTTCTCTGATACCTGTCTGCCAAGGACTGCTGGCACCGATGAGACAAGGATCTCGTTACCGCCAAAGGAGCTTATTGAGAATCCGACAATGTCGAGCTGGTCAGTGAGAAGAAGCACGTCCTCCACATCTCTTGGGTCAAGACGAAGCACGATTGGCTCAAGGAGTTCCTGCGAGTATGCCTTGCCCTCGTTCACCTGTCTTCTGAGCCGCTCATACATGACACGTTCATGTGCTGCGTGCTGGTCCACTATGACGAGACCATCTTCGAACTCCAAGAGCAAGTATACGTTATTCATCTGTCCGATGATTCTGAAGAGCCCTCCCAAGTTCGGGATGTTCATGGTGGCCTCGTCAGGACTCGGTGGCGGTGTCTCCAAGACCGTCTTCTCCACCAGTGGCCATGTGGGAGTCCGCCTTGCCGGACCGGGAGCCGGTCTGTGGTGGGGGTAGTGTGATGGTGTTTCATCGGACTGATGAAGGAAGTCCTCGAGCGTACCAGCAGGCTCGTATGGGGTCTCTTTCGTGATTGCGCGGTTGACGGACTCGTAGATGAGCTGGGTGACAAGGTCAATGTCCTGCAGACGAATCTCCTTCTTCGTGGGGTGGACATTGGGATCGACACTTCTCTTGTCCACAGTCACGTCGATGCAGCAGAGAGGGTGTCTGCCTCTCATGAGCAGGTTCTCGTAGGCAGCCTCGACTGCGCTGCTCATGCGCTCGTCGCATATGGGTCGTCTGAGGACAGAGAAGAGCATCCTCGACCGGTTGCCTCTTGTGATGTTCGGCCTGACAGCGAAGCCTTTCACCCTGACTCCGCTTCTCTCACCGTCTATTTCCACCAGGGAGCGGGCAATGTCAGAGCCCCAGAGGCTCACGACCCTGTCAACAGGACTCTGACCGGCTGGACATTCAATGATTGTCGTCCTATCACGACTGAGCCTGAAACCGATGTCATTCCTGACTACTGCATGTGCTATGACGACATCGACAATCCTCTGCGCTTCGGTCTTGGGCTCTGCAAGGTGTTTTCTCCGGGCAGGGAACAGAGCGAACAACTCGGTGACATCCACTGTGGTCCCTGGTGGACGGCTCGCCTCGGACACGGACACCTCTCCACCAGGACGTGAGACCAGCCTGGAGCCAGTCTGCTCTTCCCGAGCACGAGTCGTGATTATCAGATTGGCCACCGCCGCTATGCTTGCCAGTGCCTCGCCTCTGAAGCCATAAGTGGCAATAGCGTCGATATCACTTCTTGTCGCAATCTTGCTGGTGGAGTGACGTTCTATGCATATGGGAAGGTCTTCCTTCAGTATGCCACACCCGTTGTCAGCCACAACAATCTGGTCGATACCACCATTGGAAATGGAGATGTCTATGTGCGTCGCCCCGGCATCCAGTGAGTTCTCAACCAGTTCCTTGACTATAGATGCGGGGTTGTCAATCACCTCCCCGGCCGATATCAGGGCCACGACATCACTAGGCAAGACTCGAACTCTGCCCATCTGGGCTCACCTGTTCTTCGCAACGGAGAACTCCTCGATGCCGCCAACAAATGTGTTCTCCACCACGATGTCCTTTATGCAGCTCGGGCTTGTTCGCAGAATGTTGTCCGACAGCACAACGAAGTCTGCGCGCTTGCCCACTGTGATGCTACCCGCGATGCGCTCCATGAAGGAGGCGTAGGCGCCCACAACAGTGTAGCATCGCAAAGCTTCTTCCACACTCAGTCTGACCTTTGGGTTCGGGTGCGTGGCGGCGGCCCATATGCCATAGAGCGGTCCGTACGGCATACCGTCCGAACCAAAGCACACCCTTGCCCCATTGTCAAGCGCCACCCGGAACATGTTCATGCAGTCGACTCTATCATCTTCGAAGCGGTCGTAGTAGAGTCCGCCTTCAAGCTGCCACGGAACGACGAAGTTGGGCTGCATGGAGAGGATGAGTCCCAGTGCTGTGGCACGGCGAATCTGGTCCTCGCTTATCATCTCCGCATGCTCAATCCTGTGGCGCTGTGCTCTCATGAGTGACCTCTCATCGTCGCTCAGTGACTCGAATGTAGCAATGAGCATCTCAATGGCAGCATCGCCTATGGCATGGATGGCCGTCTGAAGTCCACCATGGACTGCGGTAGTGACCAGTCGCTTCAAGGCTCTGGGAGTAGTGAGAAGACGGCCCTTGTTCTTCCTGTCATCCTTGTAGGGCTCCGACACGGCCGCGGTGCGCGCGCCTATGGAACCGTCAATGAAGCTCTTGACACCACCAATTCGGACCATTGGACTGCCCATCCCAGATGTGATGCCCAGCTTGATCAGGTGCTCCATCTGCTTGTCCCTGATGTTGACGACCAGTCTTGCCGTCAACTCGTTGCTCGTCTCACATTCACGGATGAGCCGCAGTGTGCCAGGTTGAATGTTGTCAACCGCAGTGGTGATGCCATGCACATTCGCAATACGTGTGGCTGCAACAACCCCTCTTCTGACCTCATCAGCGGTGGGATAGAGGGCCTTGTGTACGTCTGCCACGTCCCGATAGACCCCGATAGGGCGCCCCTTGGCGTCCTTCAACACGCCCTCTTGGTCCGGTATCGCCATCTGCTGCATAGCTGTGGTGTTTACTGATGTCAGGTGCATGTCAACGCGGTCCACTGCTATGGGATGATCTCTTGACACAGCATCCAAGTCGGATGCAGTGATGTAGCGCTTTTCTGACCAGCGACTCTCGTCCCATCCATATCCTCGAATCCATTGGCCGGGAGCGTGCCGTGGCACAGCTTCTCTCAGGAGCGCTTGAACCTCCGCAATTGACTTTGCGTCGCTCAGTCTTACGTGGGACGCTCGTATGCCTTCGACAGTGATATGAGTATGAGCATCCACAAAGCCGGGTAGTGCGGTCTTGCCCCCAAGGTCGATGACCCGTCTGGCGGTGGGGAGAAGGTCTTCGATGTGTTCGTCCTTGCCGACAGCTAGGAACTTGAAGTTCTTGATTGCAAGGGTCGTAGCCATGGGCTGGGCTGGGTCCATGGTTATGATGTTGCCATTGAAGACCACGAGGTCTGCCTCAATCTTCATGGGCTATCACATCTCTACCCGAGAATACGAATATAGACTTAGTGAGCTTCTTGAACGAGCTGCGTACATCACTTGTCCTTGACTTTCTCCCAGTCCTTGAGAAACCTCTCGATACCAATGTCTGTCAGGGGATGGCTTATCATCTTGCTCAAGACATCCGGTGGGATTGTGACTATGTCGGCGCCGAGGAGGGCAGCCTCATGCACATGTATCGGATGTCTTACACTGGCAACAATCACCTCGGTCTCAAAGCCATAGTTGCCATAGATCTGTACGATGTCCTCTATGAGTGACATGCCCACATGGCCGACATCATCAAGCCTGCCGATGAATGGTGATACAAAGGTGGCACCTGCCTTGGCTGCCATTATCGCCTGATTTGCACTGAAACACAGTGTGACGTTCGTCTTGATGTCCTCTGAGGCAAGGACACGGACTGCCTTCAGTCCCTCCCACGTCAGGGGAATCTTGATGGCGGCATTCCCTATCCAGCTGTTGAGTTCTCTGGCCTCCTTGACCATCTCGACGGCGTTCTCAGCCACCACTTCGAGACTGATAGGTCCCTCGACGAATTCCGCTATCTCCTCGACGACCTTTCGGAAGTTGCGACCCTCTTTGGCCACAAGCGATGGGTTTGTTGTCACTCCGTCACACATGCCTCTGTCGTGGGCCTGACGGATTGCTTCAACATTAGCCGAGTCTATGAAGAACTTCAAGTATGGTCTCCTCCTTCAACTCTCCCCTGCAGCCGCCCGTAGCTCCCTCACTGCCTTCGATATGTCGCCTGTCCCAAAGACCGACGAGCCTGCAACGAAGAAGTTAGCACCTGCTTCCCTCAGGCTTCTGATGTTGTCCTTGCTGACCCCGCCATCAACCGCAATCTGGACTGATGGCTTGCTGCTGTCCAGAAGCTCTCTGAGCCGACGAATCTTTCGGATGGAGTCCGGCTGGAACTTCTGTCCTCCGAATCCCGGGCAGACTGACATCACCAACACGTAGTCAATCCTGTCGAGCAGAGGTTCCACCCACTCTGCAGGTGAGCCCGGGTTCAGCGTAATGCCCGCCTTTGCTCCGAAATCGGTTATCAGCTGCACTGTCCGATATACATCGTACGTCGCTTCCACGTGGGGGTATATCAGTTCCACCCCGGCATCCACAAACTCAGGAATGTACTTGTCGGGGTTCGTGATCATCAGATGGGCATCCAGAGGGGTCTTTGTGATTCTTCTCATCGTGCGTGCGACGATTGGCCCAAATGATATATTCGGGACGAAGTGACCATCCATCACGTCGATGTGGAAGTAGTCAGCTCCGCCTCTCTCCGCGGCCTTGATGTCGTCCTCCAGACGAGCGAAGTTGGCAGACAATATGGATGGAGCAATTATGGTCTTCATGTGTACGGTCTCCCGCTGGCATGGGGGCTTGGGGGGAGGTCGATGAGGGACCAGCCGTCGTGCCGTATATCGTTTGCTATTAGGCGACAGAGACAGCAGGCATAGCCAAACCGGTCTGGGGATTCTTCAGGAGATGTCGACGCATCAGGATAGACTGGGTGCTCCTGCGTGAGGCGGTTGATGTGTGCAGTCTTGTGTGCTAGCAATCAATCCCGTCAAGGCGATGACTCGCGGCGTCCCCTGTGCCATACAGCGAGCGGCAGACTGACATCCCGACTCTGCAACGAGCGGCGCATTGTAGACACGGGCTCATGGTGGAAACGCGTTTTGCCACAACTGGGAACAAGAAAGAGGGGTATGCAGAGGATTGTGCCCCTGCATACATATTCCTAGACTAACAGCGTAGGTCTACCAGACAGTCATGCCGACGCCGTACGCCTTGTAGTAGTGGTAGAAGTACGCGTCATGCATGGGGTTGAACTGGTATCCGAACATGTAGTCGGCTTCCACATGGAATGACTGTGCCTGGTACGCCCAGATGTAAGCGCAGTGATCCACTATGGCGTCCTGAATCAGACCATAGTACTGCAGTCGGAGGGTGGCGTTCTGCGTCTGAGCTGCAGAGTTGATCCAGCCATCGACCAAGGCGGCATTCCAACCCGGTGAACCCGTAAGACCGATTCGGAGCGGGTAGGTACCTGTGCTCTTGACGAACGGACCAACGTAGTTGTCAGGGTCTGCGTAGTCAGGAGCCCAACCCAGGAAGAAGAGCGGGAGCTGCTTGTTCCTCACCTGGTAGAGGTATGACGCCCACTCAAGCGCATTGACATTGATTGTCAGTGTCTGTGCCGGCTTGGTGGAGTCCGGGTGGTTCAGGATGGCAGTGATACCGTCCTTCATGAGGAGACAGGCTCTCTCGCGGTTGGTGTTGCCGCTGTTGTAGTATATGTCCAACGTGTAGCTCATGTTGGCAAGGATTGCGGGTAGACCCTTTGTCATGGCCTCGTTCCACTTATCAACAGCCTTCTCGATGTCGTACTCGTACATGAAGAGACTGTCGTTGTGGCCGAACATGCCTATTGGGATTGGTCCCTGTCCTTGCTGACCAAAGCCATTCAATACGTTGTCAATGTATGTTTTGTAGTTGAATGCGTAGGACAGTGACTCACGGAGCTCCTTTATCACAAACGGGCTAAGTACTGTATTGCCGGAACGGTTCAAGTACTGGTTCATGTTAAATCCGAGGAACATCACATCGTAGGTTGGTTCTTGGGCCCACAGCTTCAGGAACGGATTGGCTGACTTCAAGTTGCCGTCGCCGCTGGGACCAGTCACACCATTATAGATTTGTGTTGCGTGGCTGACAGGCCAGTAGCCGATGTCAGTCGTGTGGGACTGGAGGTTCAGAATCCTGCTGCTGACATCCTCGTTGGTCTTGATAGTGACCCTAGTGATGTTGCCTGCGTACGGGGTGACCTCTGTCTTTGCTGAAGCGGCACGCCAGTAGTTGGGGTTGACATCAAGCTGGATGTACTGGTCTGGCACCCACGCCGTGACCATGTACGGTCCGGTGCCACAGGTGTGCGAGTCGACGTAGTCGTTGTGTTCACCTATTGTGATGCCACCATGCGCCTCAACCCATGTTGGGCTCATCTGCGCACCGACTTCGTAGGTAATCGCGGCAAGGAATGCAGCGTATGGGTAGGCAAGGCGGAACCTGATGGTGTAGGTGTCAAGGACTATGATTGCACCTGTCCCTGCGTCATTAGCAGCCTTCCATGCAGTGTAGTTGCCGGCATGTTGTGGACTTCCCTCACCATACTCGTATGCGGCATCCTCAATTGCCTGTCCACCAAGGATTGGCTCGGCAAACATCCAGGCCGGTCCGAAGGTGTCGAAGAGTGCCATCACGCGCTCGAAGTTGTACTTGACACAGCTTGCATTGAAGGGTGTCCCGTCGTGGAACTTGACATTCTGGCGGAGAGTGAAGGTCCAGTTGAGGCCATCACCGGATACGGTGTATCCTGTAGCAAGCAGCGGCACTGATGGTGAGGTGTCAGCTGAATCCCAATCATACGTGTACAGGGTTTCATAGACATTGTACGAGATCCATGAGCCGAATGACTCGTAGTCAGTATGGGGATCCAGATACTCGGGGTTACCGATTGTTTCATACACGATTTCGTTCTTTGCGGTCTTTATCTCCGGTCTGACGGGTTGCATGAACAGATAGGCCACACCGACAGAACCGACGATTACTACCACAATTACTATCGCGATAATCTGGTTCTTCTCCAATTTTCTTCCTCCTTAGAGAGGCTACTCGTCCGGGGCGCAACCACGCCCGGATCCCTTGTGTAGTCCCCGCCATCTGAACAAAGTATCACTAGATGACGAGTCGTCACACATAGGCCAATGCATCCGGTTGTGGCATCTAATATAGCTTACTACTTCCGCTTAGTGGTTCTAGTTAGAGAACTGGTTGCAATGCTGCGGAGATTGGACATATGAAACGCACTCTTGCAAGACTCCTATCTTTGAGTGCGAACGGTGTTACCGTTCTAATGCGCTTCTTGGTGAAGAGCGCATCCCCGGGCGGTTGCCAGATGTCGCTAGAACGATCTCAATCTTACAACGAGCACCCACATCGGGTGAATGGTAGAAACTCATCGTAGATGTGCCGCGATACTGCTTGCCTGTGCGTACTAGACTCAGGCATCAGTGCACATGCAACATGTGTATCTGATAGTAGTTTGTATAAAGCAACCGCAGCCTCATTGTGCTTAATCCGTAGTCGTTTTAAGGTGCCCACGATGGCATCTAATGTGCTGGGAGTGTGCCCCGGCAGTCAGTTAGCCTTAAGTGTCGATTCAGTGTGGCGGGGCACAATCCACAACAGGCAGGACCGTGAGCCTGCTTCATAGTCCCCGAGGCACAAGACATGAAGTTGCGTGATTTCATAATCAGGAGGATTCTCCTCGCCATTCCAGTGATTTTTGGAGTGGTCACAATCACATGGTTCCTGGCTTACATCGTCGGTGATCCGGTTGCGATGTTCGTCACTGAGAGAACACCTGACTCTGCCGTGCCCGGAATACGGCTCAGGTACGGGCTTGATGAGCCATTGTATGTTCAGTACTTCATATACCTCCGGAACTTGCTTCAAGGTGACTGGGGTCGAAGCTACAGCGAGGCTCAAGACGCGCCCGTCTTGACCGTGATTGCACAGAAGTTCCCTGCGACCAT is part of the Candidatus Thorarchaeota archaeon genome and encodes:
- a CDS encoding amidohydrolase encodes the protein MKIEADLVVFNGNIITMDPAQPMATTLAIKNFKFLAVGKDEHIEDLLPTARRVIDLGGKTALPGFVDAHTHITVEGIRASHVRLSDAKSIAEVQALLREAVPRHAPGQWIRGYGWDESRWSEKRYITASDLDAVSRDHPIAVDRVDMHLTSVNTTAMQQMAIPDQEGVLKDAKGRPIGVYRDVADVHKALYPTADEVRRGVVAATRIANVHGITTAVDNIQPGTLRLIRECETSNELTARLVVNIRDKQMEHLIKLGITSGMGSPMVRIGGVKSFIDGSIGARTAAVSEPYKDDRKNKGRLLTTPRALKRLVTTAVHGGLQTAIHAIGDAAIEMLIATFESLSDDERSLMRAQRHRIEHAEMISEDQIRRATALGLILSMQPNFVVPWQLEGGLYYDRFEDDRVDCMNMFRVALDNGARVCFGSDGMPYGPLYGIWAAATHPNPKVRLSVEEALRCYTVVGAYASFMERIAGSITVGKRADFVVLSDNILRTSPSCIKDIVVENTFVGGIEEFSVAKNR
- a CDS encoding ABC transporter substrate-binding protein, with amino-acid sequence MEKNQIIAIVIVVVIVGSVGVAYLFMQPVRPEIKTAKNEIVYETIGNPEYLDPHTDYESFGSWISYNVYETLYTYDWDSADTSPSVPLLATGYTVSGDGLNWTFTLRQNVKFHDGTPFNASCVKYNFERVMALFDTFGPAWMFAEPILGGQAIEDAAYEYGEGSPQHAGNYTAWKAANDAGTGAIIVLDTYTIRFRLAYPYAAFLAAITYEVGAQMSPTWVEAHGGITIGEHNDYVDSHTCGTGPYMVTAWVPDQYIQLDVNPNYWRAASAKTEVTPYAGNITRVTIKTNEDVSSRILNLQSHTTDIGYWPVSHATQIYNGVTGPSGDGNLKSANPFLKLWAQEPTYDVMFLGFNMNQYLNRSGNTVLSPFVIKELRESLSYAFNYKTYIDNVLNGFGQQGQGPIPIGMFGHNDSLFMYEYDIEKAVDKWNEAMTKGLPAILANMSYTLDIYYNSGNTNRERACLLMKDGITAILNHPDSTKPAQTLTINVNALEWASYLYQVRNKQLPLFFLGWAPDYADPDNYVGPFVKSTGTYPLRIGLTGSPGWNAALVDGWINSAAQTQNATLRLQYYGLIQDAIVDHCAYIWAYQAQSFHVEADYMFGYQFNPMHDAYFYHYYKAYGVGMTVW
- the fsa gene encoding fructose-6-phosphate aldolase, producing MKFFIDSANVEAIRQAHDRGMCDGVTTNPSLVAKEGRNFRKVVEEIAEFVEGPISLEVVAENAVEMVKEARELNSWIGNAAIKIPLTWEGLKAVRVLASEDIKTNVTLCFSANQAIMAAKAGATFVSPFIGRLDDVGHVGMSLIEDIVQIYGNYGFETEVIVASVRHPIHVHEAALLGADIVTIPPDVLSKMISHPLTDIGIERFLKDWEKVKDK
- a CDS encoding type III secretion system chaperone; the protein is MSTTWFLAKEYLKRLEVEFEEKEKKTFSLFPHGPTKTEEIEVFPEASWITLTTRLHDLSKTPLKSRRTIYETLLKTNASLVGVSFGVDKKSYIVLTNAIPITGISYDAFSAIYEAHMTGIKFFHNKLFPLISPKE
- a CDS encoding ribulose-phosphate 3-epimerase, translated to MKTIIAPSILSANFARLEDDIKAAERGGADYFHIDVMDGHFVPNISFGPIVARTMRRITKTPLDAHLMITNPDKYIPEFVDAGVELIYPHVEATYDVYRTVQLITDFGAKAGITLNPGSPAEWVEPLLDRIDYVLVMSVCPGFGGQKFQPDSIRKIRRLRELLDSSKPSVQIAVDGGVSKDNIRSLREAGANFFVAGSSVFGTGDISKAVRELRAAAGES
- the mutL gene encoding DNA mismatch repair endonuclease MutL; protein product: MGRVRVLPSDVVALISAGEVIDNPASIVKELVENSLDAGATHIDISISNGGIDQIVVADNGCGILKEDLPICIERHSTSKIATRSDIDAIATYGFRGEALASIAAVANLIITTRAREEQTGSRLVSRPGGEVSVSEASRPPGTTVDVTELFALFPARRKHLAEPKTEAQRIVDVVIAHAVVRNDIGFRLSRDRTTIIECPAGQSPVDRVVSLWGSDIARSLVEIDGERSGVRVKGFAVRPNITRGNRSRMLFSVLRRPICDERMSSAVEAAYENLLMRGRHPLCCIDVTVDKRSVDPNVHPTKKEIRLQDIDLVTQLIYESVNRAITKETPYEPAGTLEDFLHQSDETPSHYPHHRPAPGPARRTPTWPLVEKTVLETPPPSPDEATMNIPNLGGLFRIIGQMNNVYLLLEFEDGLVIVDQHAAHERVMYERLRRQVNEGKAYSQELLEPIVLRLDPRDVEDVLLLTDQLDIVGFSISSFGGNEILVSSVPAVLGRQVSEKEIVSLVDDILSTGTDHAREHFMDEIVKVTACHSAIRAGQPLSIGEVRALLEDMAKTPDRYNCPHGRPTLIKVTQEELDMRFKRLL